A stretch of Mastomys coucha isolate ucsf_1 unplaced genomic scaffold, UCSF_Mcou_1 pScaffold3, whole genome shotgun sequence DNA encodes these proteins:
- the Lhfpl5 gene encoding LHFPL tetraspan subfamily member 5 protein isoform X1, with product MVKLLPAQEAAKIYHTNYVRNSRAVGVMWGTLTICFSVLVMALFIQPYWIGDSVSTPQAGYFGLFSYCVGNVLSSELICKGGPLDFSSIPSRAFKTAMFFVALAMFLIIGSIICFSLFFVCNTATVYKICAWMQLAAATGLMIGCLVYPDGWDSSEVRRMCGEQTGKYTLGHCTIRWAFMLAILSIGDALILSFLAFVLGYRQDKLLPDDYKADGNEEV from the exons ATGGTGAAGTTGCTGCCAGCCCAGGAGGCCGCCAAGATCTACCACACCAACTATGTGCGAAACTCGCGCGCCGTGGGGGTGATGTGGGGCACTCTCACCATCTGTTTCTCGGTGCTGGTCATGGCCCTCTTTATCCAGCCCTACTGGATAGGCGACAGTGTGAGCACGCCACAGGCTGGCTACTTTGGCCTGTTCTCGTACTGTGTGGGCAACGTGCTGTCGTCGGAACTCATCTGCAAGGggggccctctggacttctcctCTATCCCCTCCAGAGCTTTCAAGACTGCCATGTTCTTCGTGGCCTTGGCCATGTTCCTCATCATCGGCTCCATCATCTGCTTCAGCCTGTTCTTCGTCTGTAACACAGCCACAGTCTACAAGATTTGTGCCTGGATGCAGCTGGCTGCCG CAACAGGCCTAATGATCGGATGTCTGGTCTACCCAGATGGTTGGGACTCCAGTGAGGTGCGGCGCATGTGTGGTGAGCAGACGGGCAAGTACACACTGGGCCACTGCACCATCCGCTGGGCCTTCATGTTGGCCATCCTTAGCATTGGAGATGCGCTCATCCTCTCCTTCCTGGCTTTCGTGTTGGGCTACCGGCAGGACAAGCTCCTTCCTGATGACTACAAGGCAGATGGGAACG AGGAAGTCTGA
- the Lhfpl5 gene encoding LHFPL tetraspan subfamily member 5 protein isoform X2, which translates to MVKLLPAQEAAKIYHTNYVRNSRAVGVMWGTLTICFSVLVMALFIQPYWIGDSVSTPQAGYFGLFSYCVGNVLSSELICKGGPLDFSSIPSRAFKTAMFFVALAMFLIIGSIICFSLFFVCNTATVYKICAWMQLAADGWDSSEVRRMCGEQTGKYTLGHCTIRWAFMLAILSIGDALILSFLAFVLGYRQDKLLPDDYKADGNEEV; encoded by the exons ATGGTGAAGTTGCTGCCAGCCCAGGAGGCCGCCAAGATCTACCACACCAACTATGTGCGAAACTCGCGCGCCGTGGGGGTGATGTGGGGCACTCTCACCATCTGTTTCTCGGTGCTGGTCATGGCCCTCTTTATCCAGCCCTACTGGATAGGCGACAGTGTGAGCACGCCACAGGCTGGCTACTTTGGCCTGTTCTCGTACTGTGTGGGCAACGTGCTGTCGTCGGAACTCATCTGCAAGGggggccctctggacttctcctCTATCCCCTCCAGAGCTTTCAAGACTGCCATGTTCTTCGTGGCCTTGGCCATGTTCCTCATCATCGGCTCCATCATCTGCTTCAGCCTGTTCTTCGTCTGTAACACAGCCACAGTCTACAAGATTTGTGCCTGGATGCAGCTGGCTGCCG ATGGTTGGGACTCCAGTGAGGTGCGGCGCATGTGTGGTGAGCAGACGGGCAAGTACACACTGGGCCACTGCACCATCCGCTGGGCCTTCATGTTGGCCATCCTTAGCATTGGAGATGCGCTCATCCTCTCCTTCCTGGCTTTCGTGTTGGGCTACCGGCAGGACAAGCTCCTTCCTGATGACTACAAGGCAGATGGGAACG AGGAAGTCTGA